The genomic DNA TGAATCCTTGTTAACAGGAACAATAGAATCACACTGTTCCAATGTGGTCGATGGGTTGAAGAAGCGAGGAGCTTCAACTTGACGCCACACACGCATGAAAACAATATCACTCATACTAATTCTGCACCTGAATGTGCATTTAGCAATCTCCTCTCTTTTTGCCGCCTGCCCAATACCAGTAACAttagaaacaaagaacaaaagtTCACACGAATGCTGGAGCTCCCGATTAGACAAGAAAATATCAACTCATCAACACAAGAGGGTATACAATTTAGACATACACTCGGAGTAACAGTTCATGCCAACCCAAACACACCAAACAGCTGCGGAAAACATAGAAACAAGACGGCACATGATTGACTTTAGGTACGAATGACCACAGAAATTCCATTATTTCATGAATTCTAGCATCACATAAGCTAATGGATGGCAACCTGTGGGTCTTGAATCTAGATACGCATCAGAGAACTATATTTAACGCTCAAGACGATATACAGATGAGAGGATTTTGTTTCTAAAACTTGGCACAAACCTCATTAATCTGCCCCCGAATTCCACTCGAAGTCCGAAGAGGGGCACCTTTATACTTAGAAACTTCAGTCTCTGGTGTAAAGTTAACAAGAGCAGTCCTCTTCTTGGAGAGTTTAAGAGGAGTTCCTTTCTGCTTgctttccttcattatcttcattcaAGGCTTGGGGTCAAGAACGATAGCCTTTGCTGCTATCCTAAACGCTTCCTGATTCAAAATGCAAATCATTCACAAACAATAAGAATACTAGATATGAGCAAATCCACAATATTGAGCAGCACCTCAGATTAGAAAATTGAAGGTGACTTGTTACTAGAAAGACAAATAAGTAACATGCTAGTTACATTCACCAAACTATTGATGGCAACTGCAAACTgcaaaagaaattaaaaatctCAGCAAAGTCATTCTTTTCTTTCTGCCATTTGTCTAGATGATTTCTGGTAATCAATATATGAACTTAGACATATGGTTGGTTCCTTAACTTGTAATATTGCAATACAGATTATACAAGTATCAAGTCTTACTGGAATAGATCAGACCTTATTACTCTGCACAACGGCAATTCTGGTAAGGGGAGGTGCAAGAGGCCCCCAAAACATAGCAAGACAGTGATTATGTTTGGGAGTGAACTTCAGAAGCCGTATGTCGTCACTTTCCATGGCATAAATAGGTTTTGTCTGGTAATGTCTCCAACCAGCTGACACAGTGATTGGATCTCTTGACTTCAACAGTTTCATATGCCACTCATGCCGCTTAAGCCTCACCTGGAAGAACCAAAAAGTCACAGTTGAGTTAGTAGGAAACAGGCATAAATGTCTGCCTATCAAAACATTCTCAAACTTCGAATAAAAGCCCTTTCATTATTATGTGACATGTCCAAGTATCTAATTATACAATTGACGGGTGAAAATTTTCAAAacggtgaaataaaaaaaatacttcaAATTAGAAAAATAAAGTAGAAGAGGCATAACCTGCATATAACCAACATTTTCCTCTTCAAGACTAATACCTCCAACGAGAATCGGATGACAAGAATTGAAATTCTCAACCATCCGGAAAGGGACGTTATGAACATCCAACCTTACATAAGTCCCTGTTCTAAATCTTTTGATCTCCATGTGGGTCAGATCAACaggatcattttcttcttccatctcagaACTCAGAAGATAAAGGGAAGGGATCAGCTGAGCTAGTAACACTAGCTAAACGAAAATCACCAGCACCAGCAATATGTACCTGGCGTGACAAACCTTATGTCAGTTTGGTGGATAAAGAAAAAAAACGCAAGTGAAGCTGTGCTAGAAGAAGCGGAAACAAGACAACAAGTATCCTCTTTCCTTTGCAAGAGTTTCTTTTGTCCGTTCCCTGAAGAGTCATCTACGGTTTGGGAACTGTCATTTGTAGTTTAAGCAAATGAAAAGGTCACCACACAAGAGTAGGTTCATAAACGAAATCTCTAATTCCTAAAAATAATGGGCTATATGACGTTGCATGGATGAAAAATATTATGATTCGAGAAATTCGCAATAACCTAGTAAAAGGAAGTACCTTAGCTCCACTCTTAATATTACAACCTCGAAGATAACCATAAAGACTTATGTTTCTCTTGGAATTTGCATTCTTGTCCACTTCGTCCAGAGGAGTGATGTCTTCAAAACGATCTACCAACACATAAGGATGTGCCGCTCGCCATGACGAGGAATGGATTGAAGCATTGATATGTCTTCTGCCAGTTTTTGTACTTCCCGCATTTTATACCTGTTATAATCATAGAGTCCTGTTATAATCATAGAGTGGATAAAAATCTGAGACAGAGCATTCGTCAGATTAATGTAAGTGCAAAAGTTACCACCAAATGAGTAAATGTTATAAAATAGGCGCATGGATTACAAGAAGTGACTTTGCAATATGAATCAAAAGAAACTTACAAGCCGTCATGACCAAGACTAGATAGATTGTATACTGTTGCTGGTTGATATATTTCAGTCTGGAAATGATCCTGGAGACGGTTTTTAGTTTCCTTGAGTTGTTTTTTATCTTTCAACTCGTCAAGATGTGTAAGAACACCCATAACCTTTGGAAAGCCGTGCACTTGTAAAAggttaagaaactcaaatgttTCCTGAAATCAACGAAAGCAATCATCAGACAAATTGATTCGCGCCAATGTATTTGCAGACATAAAGAAAGTAACTAACCCACCGCTTCAAACCCATAACTTGCATCAACAAGTAACAATACAGCATCAGCATACTTCGCAGCGTCAATCATGGCATTAATATCGTCAGGGCACTCCACAAACTGTAGCCTTGTTCTTTTACCTACAATACAAAACAAGATTTCAGGCAGCATAAGTTATCCGCCTACCTACGAAATCAGGGTACTATTCAGTAATTCATATTACAACAACAACCTGTTATGACGGTGATGGGGCCTCCGATATCATTTATAATATGTTGTTCCTTATTAAAATAATTGACTAGAGATTTAATCAGCAGGGATTTCCCAACCTACAACACACACAAATGATTAACCTTAATCTGAAGTACTTATtactaaaaaaaacataaaatcatGAAGAATTATTACTGATTCTCACTGACATTGGGAGGTCCTTGAACGAGGATGATATAAGGTGCCGCTGGTTCATCATCAATTCTTACTGATTGTAATGTTTGGTTTGGATGTATGTTTCCATCCCCAAAATCGTCTTCTTCATACTTGTTTCTGAAGTCTCTATATATTTCGAAAGCTGGACGAGAAGCAGAAGTAGAAGTGGTATGAGGAATTGAcatttttaaaaccctagaaaaacacACAGACAAACCACAATTAGTTACTTCTCATAAATCCGACATAAGcatataaagagaaaagagacaaggagaaggaaaagatgaagaagaagagtcaCCTTGATCTGAGAAGATCTTCTGAGAAAATGTCTATAACACTGTAATTAAGGGTTAGCTTTTTTTATCTTTATCTCCCGGTCCCGGAGACTCAGAAAGGGAGAGGTGTTTGTTAATGCGAAAACTATGCGCGTGTGGTACAAATCTGCTTCCCGGAAGCAGGAGCAGAAGTCAGAAACACAAGCTAGTCAGAAACACAAGctgactattttgcttcacaaaaagctgACTTTTCTGCTTCTAAAAGTCGTTCTGTAATATTATCACCAATCATGGTTTGGAAAAAGCATGGTTCATATGGAAGGAGAGATGCAAtctagtttttgaaaacaaacagTAGACAAGTGTTCAATTAGGTACTGAAATTCAAAGATACTTCGAATTCTGGTACAAGGATCACCCCTTACTAAATCAAGTTAAAATAGGAAGAGATATGATTCCTAACTGGAATCCTCCTAAGAGATCTCGGCTAAAATCAAATATTGATGCAGCTTGGATCTCTGCTAATTTGCCAGCAGGTTTCTCTTTAATTCTTAGAAATGATGCAGGAATTCTTGAACAAGGAAGAGTAGGAGCATTCACAGCCTCTACCCCTGAAGAAGCGGAAGTCCTAGGACTGTTGCAGGGAGCTAAATGGGCGCAGAAATTGGTTTGTCAAACTTTTCAATAGAAGGAGACTGCAAGAACCTTTTTGATTACCTTAATGAAAAAGTATCTTCTTTAGAATGGCAGAACATAACCATCTTAGATGATGCTATCAATGAACTCAAGTCTTGTAATAATACCGAGAACAGCTAACAATGTAGCTGACTTAATGGCCAAAGAAGCCAAAAACTTCAGTTCCCTTCTTAATTTGAGGAAGGAACCTCCAGAATGTATAGAGTAgctttagaagtagataaatctaatgttcGGGTTAATTCCTCCGGCCCAACACTAGATGGATCTACTCACCAAGTTGTAAGGGTTACTACCTCCCCAAGTTAGTCTTTTGAATGCATTTTAactcacaaaaaacaaaaaatattattaCCAAACTGACTTCTGACTTTTTGACTTCCAGAAGTCGAAAAGTAACTTTTGAGTGTGCATCCAAACGCGTTATAAGAGACCCGACAAAATGGATCATTcaatatcaactccatacttttagattttgttatTTGCAGGCATAATTTTTTTTGGGCCGGATTTTGAATTTTTACACAATGCCGACGACATCAATGTTTTAACAAAATTGATAATACCAGAAATAACCTCCGGTATATAAAGTATTTTTATGTTGAAACAGTAAAATctcagttttctttttatttcttctccAGCTCTGCGTGATTTGGTTAGGATTGGGGGATTCTCAGATTAATTGGGAGATATGAATCATTATACCTATCCAATGAAGCCtgttaaggggtgtttttgggTGCGAAAATACTGAACTACCCTGGAAATTAACTAAATGATTACTAAAATTACTTTTTGCCTTTAAAttaaattcatatatatatatatatatatatatatatgtactaaCATCCTAAAACTATTCTTTTCATATCCCCCATTGTCTCCATCTTCTCCCCCGATTCCATCGTCGAATTTTCGACTCAAAACAAAATGAGTCACCGTAAACAAACCGAAACACCAAAATATGATCTGAAAGCGGCTGAAGCAACATCGAAATCAAAAGTGCAACAAGTTCACTGGTAGGTCTGAAAAGAGTACCTACAatgactgcaagtgcacagtgccttattgtgtataatgcaaatacaggtcgatcctcagggacaaggtgggtgtagaatGGATTCCAAAGTGTCACTACAACTGATTTCAAACTAATAAGTAACCAAAAGGGGTTGTTttgtgtgtcgatacgacaaatttgtttggtagtaACTGAAATATTAAAGCCAAATGTAAGGTAAGATGCAAGAACATATTGTAAACAATTATATGAGAGGCACTAGGGTGGTCGAATCCACCTCCTAATCCTATGCTAAGGTAATACTTACTCaagttatgttcttgttcctttcaggAAAGACTACAATGGATGATTTATTAGTTAATctcactaacttacccctagtataagttgtcttcttacagtacaactgaTCACATTTTCATTTGGTCAATTAGCTAACTAATCATTCTTATATCCATTAAGCACTGATCTACTTTCTGAGAGGTCTCAAATGGGTGACTTATCAACCAatatcactaactcacccctagtattagatgtcttcttacagtacaaaaAATCACAGGCTAATTCGATCAACCAGCTAACAAACCATTCCTATATCCATTAAGCACAATAAGAATAATAAGAGGAACATGAATTAACTTAACATatgattaagggtttcatctaaaccgtAACAAATGAAATTGTAACATACTAAAGATGATTAAAACACAATTTATATTATGAAAACTAGCAATTGATCCAACTAAATTTGGATGCCTTGTTACAGAGAAGCaagcctctatttatacacaTTTTTTTCACTCAATTCATCTTCAATATGATAGTTAATGAAGACCCGCTCACCAAAACGTGTTTCTTGACTTTCCCTGTATTCAATTCCTCTGCAACTTCACTGAATCGATGCTCCCCTACTTGTACAGCTAACCCTAACTTTATCTCTATAAATCTTATCTTTTAGGGTTACTTCTCTTGATAAGAATATAGATAAGATAGAGAGAGATGAAGAATTAGGAGTTAATGGTGGCGTTAATGATAGTGAAGCTGTGCTCGGTGTACAAAGGAGTTATTGAAGGTGCTGGCTCAGTGAAATGGAGAAGAATATGAAATTGAATGTGGATATGTTTCTGTTCGATAAGGTGAAGAATAAAAGGAGCTAGAGTGTAAAGCGGTTGTATCAAATATTGATGTACCAGGAAGATGAGTCGTTGTATCTGAGCAACTGAATAAAATCTGACGGCTTAGGTTGGGAACGAGTTTGGATCTTGGTTTTGGGTTCTGGGTTCTCTACCAAGCCCATGACTCGGTTTAGGCTTTGCAAACGTCTTGCGGAGCGAGTGCAAACGGATTGCGGAAGCTCTTTACGTGATGTTTCTTCGCGCTTCATGGCCTTCTCGCGGGAGCTTTGCGTTGTCTCTCTTCCGAAGTCGCTAGTCATCATTCATCTGCTTTTTTGGCTTCTCatttcatccaagctttattcagttcctaaaaacacaaaattaattagtacaagtatttattcttgaaaacaatgaaaacacataattcgggataatatatgattttaaagcgcgaaagatgagttaaatgccaatagaaaggtgtagaaatatgcaatatttggcactcatcaaatacccccaaacctgaattttacttgtcctcaagtgaaacggaaattaagaaatcctaactataccactgtcgctggtctctcgaatgcatttagcatatgcattaagcctttaaacccctaggtgtccctagtggacgagttatagtatgggtttaccagaggtgtacccacaaaaccttctccaacttcagagcgtaatggagtcccaagcatccaaggagctatgaggacatagagtttctgcatgctaataataagaagttagaactaccaaagaacgcattctcatccttaagaATTGAGCGAAAAGTAACTCTTAGAGCAtttctcgatcgaactcgcatgcgttgctatctcaagcatgtttgtcaatgttagtgatcaatactataagtcttgatttctaacctacatagctaaaggtctcggactaggataaaaagtggagttgagctcaagactccatggaaatcatcatacaagacgaaggactactcaaggaactggtggatcttcatcgactaaaaggtatgtggagacttgaacttatctgtcactcaaaagtctatttactctatctcctactcttgagacaaaagtcgtttggatatatagactttgattatacacatttgctatttcgagccgagtttaactcgcctatctatttctcgtaatatgtgttggtatgctttcgctttagccaaattcatctttacctagtgacgattgtcatgttatgtttcaatgactttgaaaattgctctgatgaaaaattgtatgtgaataacggctatataacgtcctatgagagtgtttcaatgattgaaatgagattttagattacattaccattggtaggatataagcattgttgtggaaacacatatatgtataagtctttattccttgaaccaaagtttgcgaacttttttgatcaagagaaacggaatgtggcgtgtggcggaagttctcggcccgagaatttttgctggagtttgtgaactccttccgtgagcttaagtccgcaaacccagtccgcgaacttgagttggttatatctaaaatcggttgttcttgaactcatgtttatataaactaatgaatgcttttgcaaaccgtggctataaatttcatgaaccgattcgagtgaatcaaactgtttttgcttcattgtgtcttgtgtagttacataagatctaagcaattgaacaactcactaactagttcatttgagtcatttgaactagttatggtgaagaagaatatggttgatatgaaagtgatcatatggctaaccatttggttaactgttgttgaaccaacaaatgttaatgtttgggaacggttacataaacccaaaattggacatttcatttgtgtgtaacaagctaagttttcgatccaacggttgagaaatattagcttgaatctaatcaggtttttcatctaacggtgaatattgaatgctttgttaccaagataacattgattgcaaaccctgatttgaaag from Papaver somniferum cultivar HN1 unplaced genomic scaffold, ASM357369v1 unplaced-scaffold_24, whole genome shotgun sequence includes the following:
- the LOC113340865 gene encoding ribosome biogenesis protein BMS1-like; protein product: MKESKQKGTPLKLSKKRTALVNFTPETEVSKYKGAPLRTSSGIRGQINEAAKREEIAKCTFRCRISMSDIVFMRVWRQVEAPRFFNPSTTLEQCDSIVPVNKDSLNKDNPAQRRVELKQRRRVKIIDGVPCLYTCSNPLTVLYNLEYMNKNKKRKIKKKKNEVISEEEQKEYERGAEMSKRHQEEDEKAFTSGVPMMVLEDWD